The genomic interval GGGCCACCGGATCACCGCCCGGCTGCTGGCCCGCTGGGCCCGGCGGCTGACGGCCGTGGAGATCCACCCCGGAGCGGTCCTGGGCCGCCGGGTGTTCATCGACCACGGGGCCGCCGTCGTCATCGGCGAGACCTGCACGATCGGTGACGACGTGACGCTCTACCACCAGGTCACGCTCGGCGCGGTCGGCTGGTGGAGCGACAACCGGCGGCCGGAGGGCGCGCGCCGGCACCCGGTCGTCGGCCGCAACGTCGTCCTGGGCACCAACGCCACCGTCCTGGGCCCGGTGACCGTCGGGGACGACGCCGTCATCGGCGCGCAGGCCCTGGTCAACAAGGACGTGCCCGAGGGGGCGCGGATGCTGGCGGCGACCGCCTCCGGGACCGCGCCGGCCCCCGCCGAGGACGTCTTCGCCACCATCGCCTCGGCCGGTTCCTGGTGAGTGGTCCCCTCCGCGCACAGCACCCGTCCCCGCCGCCCGCCCGTCCAGATGAGGAATGACGCCATGCGCACCCTGGAATCCCCCGTCCCCGGCACCCTGCCGGCCCGTCCGCCCGTCGCCGACGGCATCGACGACCTGGTCGGAGCCACCCCGCTGGTCCGGCTGCGGCTCGAAGGCCTCGCGCCGGGCGCCGAGGTCCTGGCCAAGCTGGAGGCGGCCAACCCGATGTCGTCCAGCAAGGACCGGGCGGCCCTGTACATGCTCAGGGCGGCCGAGGAGCGAGGCGAACTGCCGCCGGGCGGCACGATCGTGGAGGCCACCTCCGGCAACACCGGGATCTCGCTGGCCGCGCTGGCCGCCGCCCGCGGCTACCGCTGTGTGATCGTGCTGCCCGACAACGCGACCACCGAGCGGGTCCGGCTCCTGCGGGCGCTGGGCGCCGAGGTGGTCCGCACCCCCGCCGACCTGGGCTATCCGGGGGCCATCGAGAAGGCCCAGGAGATCCACGCGGCCTCCCCGGGCTCCTGGTTCCCCTGCCAGCACGAGAACCAGGACAACGTCGAGGCCCACTACGCCACCACGGGCCCGGAGATCACGGCGGCCCTCACCGCGACGGGGCGCCGTGCCGCCGCCCTCGTGTGCGCGGTGGGCACCGGCGGCACCCTCACCGGCGTCGCCCGCCACCTGCGCGAGCAGGACGCGTCCGTGCGGATCGTCGCCGTCGAGCCGACGGGTTCCCCCCTGCTGTCCCGCGGGCACGCGGGCCGGCACCGCATCCCGGGCCTCAACGGCGGTTTCGTCGCGCCGACCACCGACGTCTCCCTGATCGACGAGGTGATCGCCGTCTCCGACGACGACGCGCTGGACACGGCCCGCCGGCTCGGTTCGGGAGCGGGACTGTTCGTGGGCGTCTCCTCCGGCGCCGCCGTCCACGCGGCGCGGCTGCTGGCCGCCCGGCCCGAGTACCGGGACCGGACCGTCGTCACCGTCCTGCCGGACACCGGCGAGCGCTACCTCAGCATGTGGGACGTGACCTCATGACGCTCCTGGCGGCCAGTCTGCAGAGGTTCGGCGAGGCCTTCAAGGTCCGCATCGGCGAGACGACGACCACGCGGTTCATCGCGGTCGCCGCGACCACCGGCGGCAGGCTCGGCGTGTTCCACCACCACATGCTGCCCGGTGCCGCCGGCGCCTCGCCGCACTACCACACCAAGATCGCCGAGTCGTTCTACATCCTCTCCGGCGAGGTCTCCGTGCACGACGGGACCGCCTGGCGCACGGCCCGCACCGGGGACTTCCTGCACGTCCCGGAGAACGCCGTGCACGGCTTCCGCAACGACAGCGACGCCCCGGCGGAGATGCTCATCATCTTCACCCCGGCCGAGAGCCGCGAGGGCTTCTTCACCGGCCTGGGCGAGCTGCTGGCCGACGGGAACACCCCGACCCGGGCCGAGCTGACGGCGCTCATGGAGAAGTACGACCAGTTCGAGGTCGACGAGCCCTGACCGCGCCCCACCCCCGTACCGACCGTCCCCTTCCCTTCGACACCCCTGGGAGCACATCGACATGCATCCTCTCAACTGGGCCCGTTTCGGGCTGCTGGCCGCCCTGTGGGGGTGCAGCTTCGCCTTCATCAAGGTGTCGCTGGACGCCTTCGCCCCCCTCCAGCTCGCCTTCGGCCGGCTCCTCGTGGGCGCGCTCGTCGTCGCGGTGATCCTCGCCGTGACCAAGGGCGGCATTCCGGACCGCGCGGCCTGGGGCCACATCGTGGTCGCCTCCGTCTTCGGCAACGTCGTGCCGTTCACCCTCTTCGCCGTGGGCGAGCAGCACACCACCTCCACCGTCGCCGGCGTCATCCAGGGCGCCACGCCACTGGTCACCCTGGGCCTCGCGGCCCTGGCCATCAGCACGGAGAAGCCGACGGCCCGCAAGGTCACCGGGCTGGTCGTCGGCTTCCTCGGCCTGGTCGTGGTGGTCGGGCCCTGGCGGGCCGAGGGCTTCGGTTCCGTGGGCGGCCAGCTGGCCTGCGTCGGAGCCGCCGTCAGCTACGCCGTCAGCTTCGTCTACGTCCGCCGCTTCATCGCCCCGTACAAGATCCCGGCGCTGGCCGTGACCGCGGGGCAGCTCACCTCCGCCATGGTCATCACCGGTCTGGTCACCACGTTCGGCATCGGCTGGGACCTTCCGGGCGAGCTGACGGTGAAGCCGCTGCTGTCGCTGATCGTGCTCGGGGGCGCCTCCACGGGCATCGCCTTCGTGCTGATGAACCGGCTCATCGCGGACGCGGGACCGACCACCGCCTCGGGCGTGAACTACCTCGTCCCGGTCTTCTCCGTGGTCGTCGGCGCGGTCGCCCTGCAGGAGGCCGTCACCTGGAACGTGCCGGTGGGCGGGGCCGTGGTCATCGCCTCGCTCGCCCTGGCGGAGGGACGCGTGCTGCGCCGCACCCAGGCGCCGCCCGCCCCCGCGGCCACCCCGGCGCGGACGGCCGTCGCCCAGAAGACCGGCTGAGCCGGCACCGTCCCACGGGGTCCGCGACAGGACGCGGCCCCCGGCACGGCGCGGCGCGCCCCGTCCACGCGGGGCGTGCCGCGCCGTGCGGTCGAGGGGCCGGGAGCGGAACATCCGCTCCCGGCCCCTTCCTCATGCGGCACCGGTGCCGTTCCCGCGCCCTCCCCCGGGCCGGGAGCGGCCCGGGACACGACCGGGAATCCGCCGCGCGAACCTTGCACAGCAGTGCGAGAGAGCGACGGCGGACCCGTCGCACCACGCTCCCGGTCACCACCGCGGAGACGGCCCGCGGCCCCTCCGCAGCGCCCCGACGGCCGGGCGTCACGTCACCACCGCACCACCGCACCGAGCGGGTCCGGCCCCTCACCCGGCGCCGGACGGACCGGGTGCGCCGCGACGTCACCGCGTCACGGCGGCGAGCGGACCCCGCGACGCCGCGGGCCGCACTCGACGCGTCCCCGGCGGCAGTCCGCCGCCGCGGACCCGCGTGACCGCACACCGGGTCCCGCCGGCTCCGCCCCGTTCCTCTCCCCTCCACCGGCAGTCCGGTGCCACCGCACCGGCCTTCGAACAGGAAGCAGCCACCGGCATGTCCCCATCCACCGCAGCCACCGCACTGGGCGACGCCCGCATCATCACCGCGGCCGAGCTGGAGTTCCGTCCCGTCGCCGACCCCACCGCCCGCACCACCGTGGCGACGCCCGTCAGCCCGGCCGCGGGCGCCACCCACGTCACCCTCCACGTCGTCCGCGTCGCCGCCGGCGAGTCCTTCGTTCCCGACGACAGCGCCGCCGAGGAGAACACCGCCGTCGTCTTCGCGGGGTCCGGAACGGCCGACGTCGGCGGCGACAGCCGTCCCGTCGAGCGCGGTTCCGCCGCCTACGCCCCCACCGGCCGCGCCCTGACGCTCACGGCCGGCGCGGAGGGGCTGACGGCGTACGTCTGGCGCACCCCGCTCGCGGGCGCCGTCAACGGCGCCGACCCGACGCTGCACTCCTCCCTGTGGGACGAGACCACCCAGCTGCGCGGCTTCGGCGGCACCGGCCAGGTCGGCGCCGCCGAGCAGCGCGCCACCATGAACTTCGTCTTCTGGCCCGGCACCGGCAGCGGCCGGCTGTGCCTGCACTGCGGCATCCAGCAGCCCGGCGAGACCTTCAACGTCCACCTCCACCCCGACAGCGACGAGGCGTTCATCGCCTTCGAGGGCGTCGGCCAGATGTACCTGCGCGACCGCTGGATCGACGTCGCGGCGGGCGACGTCCTGTACGCCGCCCCCGGCGTCCTGCACGGGGCGCGCAACCCGCACACCGGCCCCACCGCCCGCCGCTTCGTGACCTGCGGCGGTCCCAGCCCTTCCGATCCGGCGCTCTACTCGGCCGCCGGCCACTCCTCCCAGGTCAGGTGAGCACGACATGTGCCGCATCTACGGAACCTTCAACGTCCGCTCCGAAGAGGCCGAACTGCGCCGCGTCTCCGATCTGATGCACCACGGGGGCCCCGACGCGCAGAGCTTCGCCCACCGGGCCGACTGGGCACTCGGCAACAACCGCCTGTCGATCATGGACCCCGAGGGCGGGGCCCAGCCCTACCGCCTGGGCCGCGTCACCGTGGTCTTCAACGGGGAGATCTACAACCACCAGGAGCTGCGCGAGCGCCTCACCGGGCTCGGCTTCCACTTCGACGACCACTGCGACGGATCGATCCTGCCGGCGCTGTACACCACCTACGGCGAGCGGTTCCCCGAGCACCTCGACGGCATGTACTCGGTCGCCGTCATGGACCTGCGCTCCGTTCCCCGCATGGTCCTGGCCACGGACGACGCGGGCATGAAGCCGCTGTACTACCACTGGGAGGGCAACGCCGGACGGCTGCACTTCGCCTCCGAGCTGCCCGCCCTGCTCGGCTTCGCCGGGGTGCCCGCCGAGGAGGACGAGACGGGCCTGGACGCCTACCTCACCTCCAAGACCCCCTTCGGCGACCGGACCATGTTCCGCGGCGTCAGGGTCCTGCCGCCCGCCGCCACCGTCGTCGTCGACCACCGCGACGGGCTGCGGATCAAGCACCGGCCCATGGCCCACGAACAGGGCCTGCGCCCCGCCGCCGGCCGCACGCTGGAGGAGTCCGGCACACAGCTGCGCGACCTGCTGTCGCGCGAGGTGTCCCGGCTGCTGGTGGCGGACGCCCCCGTCGCCGCCGTCACCTCGGGCGGCCTCGACTCCAGCCTGGTCACCGCGCTCGCGGCACAGGCCTTCCGCGCCTCCGAGGGCGCCGGCTCCCTGCACACCTTCAACGTCGCCTACACCGGCACCTGGCCCAGCGACGAACGCGCCTACGCCGCCGAGGTCGCGCGCAGCGTCGGCGCCCGCCACCACCAGGTCGAGATCGACCCGGCCACCTTCCCCGACCTGATGACCGACGTCGTACGGCACCTGGGGCAGCCCAACGCCGACCCCATCACCCTCTCGACGTTCTCCCTCTTCCGCGCCGTGCGCGACGCCGGGTTCAAGGTCGCGCTCACCGGCGACGCGGCCGACGAACTCTTCGGCGGCTACAGCCGGATGACCCAGGCGGTCGCCGCCGCCCACGGGGAGGACTGGGCCGGGGCCTATCTCGACCACCTCGCCGCCGTGCCGCGGGCGCTGCGCGAGAGCCTCTACACCGACGAGTACGCCGCCTCCGTGCGGACGGCGGAGCCGGCCGTGCCGGCCGACGTCCCGCAGACCCTGCGCCTGGACCTCGGCACCCGTCTGCGGCGCATCACCGCGGTGGAGCAGCGCTACCGCCTTCCCGCCTACCACCTGCGCCGCGTCGACCACCTGTCGATGGCGAGCTCGGTGGAGGTGCGACTCCCGTTCTGCCAGCCGTCGGTCACGCGCTTCGCCGCCACCCTGTCCGACAGCCACAAGCTGGTTCCCGGGCAGGGCGTGAAGAGGGCCCTCTACCGCGCCGCCGAGGGGCTCGTCCCGCGCAGCGTCCTGGAGCGGCCCAAGCAGCCCTTCACGCTCCCGATCACCGCGATGCTCGTTCCCGGCCAGCGGCTGTGGACGCTGGCGCAGGACGCCCTGGACCCCGCGACGCTCCGCGCCGACGGCCGCATCCGGCCCGAGCGGGTCGCGGCGCTCTTCGCCGAGCAGGCCGCACGCCCCGACGACACCGTCGCCCTGGCCCTGTGGTCGCTGATGTCCCACCAGCTGTGGCGCCAGGAGTTCTTCGGCGCCGCGGGCGCCCGGCTCCCCCTGACGGCTGCGGCCCCGGTCCTGCAGGAGGCGGCATGACCATCAGCCTGGCCAGGGCCCACGGCACGCCCTGCCCCACCGCCGTCCTGGACGCACGCGCCCTGCCCGACACCGAGCCCGAACTGCTCGCCCGGCTCTCCGCGCTGCGGGAGACCCTCAGCGCGCACGGGGCCGGCGACGTCCTGAAGAACGCGCTCGTCCAGCCGTCCCGGCACCCGCTGTTCGACCTGGACTACCGGTTCGTGCAGTCCCTGCCCGACAGCCTCGACAGCTTCGACCTGCGCGGCTCCTGCGGCCACTCCATCCTGGCCGCGGTGGAGGTCGCCGCCCGCACCGGCATGATCCAGCCGCTCGTGCCCGGCTGCCGGGTCCGGGTCAACGTGCTCAACAACGGCGACAACGTCGTGTGCGAGACCGAGGAGACCTCCGAAGGGGGCACCCGCTTCACCGCCCACTTCCTGTGCTCACCGCCCCGGCCGGTGCAGGAGCTGCTCCTGACCGGCGCGCCGGTCGTCGGCATCCACTTCGAGGGGCGGGTCGTGCCCGTCTCCCTGGTGTCCATGGGCAACCCGTACATCTTCGTGCACGCCGCGGAGCTCGGCGCTCCCACCGTCGACGCGCTCTTCGCCGACGACCCCGCCCTCTTCGAGAGGATGACCCGGCTGCGCCACGCGGTCTGCGTGGCGCGGGGCTGGGACACCGCCGGGGCCTTCCCCAAGGTCGCCGCCCTGCTTCCGGACGCCGAGGGCACCCTCGCCGTCCGCGCGGTCTCCGTGCCGTCCTGGCACCCCACGGTGGCGCTCACCGGCGCCACCTGCCTGGCGGCGGCCGCCGCGGTCGAGGGGACCGTGCCCCACCTGCTGGCCGGTGAGACCGGGCTGCCGGAGGGCGGCACGCTCGCCCTGCGCACACCGGGCGCCACGATCCGCGTCTCGGCCCGTACGAAGGGCGACCGGCGGAACCGCGAGCTGGCCTGGATCTCCGTCGCGGAGAAACAGGTCGACTACCGAGGAGAGATCGTTCCCGTCCCTGTTCCCGAGGAGTTGGCATGGCTTCCGCTGACAGCCTGACCCTGCCCGACGCACCGCTGTTCCCCCGGAGGACGCCCGTGATGCCGGCCCGCGGGCTGACCGCGCCGGTGCGCGAACGCCTCGCCGCGTGCGCGCGAGCCGCCGACGCCGGCGGTGAGCCCGACCTGGAGGCCGTGGCCCTGCTGCGCGACAGCGGACTGCTCGGCCTGGCCCTGCCCTACGAGTACGGGGGCGCGGGCACCGACGCGGAGGGGCTGAACGCGGCGGTCGAGCAGGTGGCCCGCGTCAACGCCTCCGCCGCCATCATGCTCTTCCAGCACTACGCGGTCAGCCGGCGCGTCCTGGAGCACGGTGACGCGGCCCTGCGGCAGCGGCTGCTGCCGCGGCTCGCGCACGGCGACTGGCTCGCCGCCTCCGCGTGGAGCGAGACCGGCGCGGGCGCGAACAAGAAGCAGCTGTCCACGACGGCCCGCCGCACCCCCGACGGCGGCTGGGTCCTCGACGGCGCCAAGTCCTTCACCACCAGCGCCGGGGTGGCGGACGTCTACCTGGTGCTGGCCCGGACGGAGTCCGCCGCGCCGGACGCCGCCCCCGAGACCGGATACGGCGCCGCCGGGCAGACGTTCTTCCTGGTCCAGGCCGACAACCCGGGTCTGGAACCGGACACTTCGCTGCGGCTGACCGGCATGCGCGGCTCGGCGACCGGTTTCGTCTCCTTGCACGACTGCCACGTCCCCGACACCGCCCGCCTCGGCCCGGTGGGCGCCGCCGCCTCCATCATCGCCGGCGTCCGCGACAGCGGCGCCACCCTCGGCGCCGTCGCCGTGGGCCTGGCCCAGGCCGCGCTCGACCTCGCCCACGCGCACGCCGAGCGGCGCGGCCTGCTGGTCCAGCAGGCCGTCCGGCACCGGCTGGTGGACCTCTCCACCGAGGTCGAGGCCGCCCGTGCCGTCGTCGAACGCGCCGGACGGCGCAGCGCCGCCGACCCCGGCATGGCGACGCTGCACTCCAAGCTCTTCGCCTCCGCCGCGGCCGACCGGGTCGTCGCCGCCGTCGAGCAGATGCTCGGTTCGGCCGGCTACGTCGCCGCGCACGAGATCAACCGCTACGGACGCGACGTCCGCGCCGTCGCGCTGATGGGCCCGACCAACGACCTCTGCAAGGAACTGGTGAGCCTGACATGGAACAGCTGACCGACACACCCGCCGACCTGATCGTCGAAGGCGGCCGCCTCGTCACCCCCGACGGCGTCCGCGAAGGAGCCGTCGTGATCCGCGACGGCCGCGTGGCCGGCCTGCCCGCCCCCGGCGAGCCGCTGCCCGCCGGCCCGCGCCTGGACGCCCGGGGCCGTTACGTGCTCCCCGGCCTCATCGACTCCCACGTCCACTTCCGCGTCCCCGGCCTGGAGTACAAGGAGGACTGGGAGCACGGCAGCCGGGCCGCCCTCGTCGGGGGCGTGACCACCGTGCTCGACATGCCCAACACCCGCCCGCCGTCCCTGGACGAGGCCGCCCTGCTGGACAAGGCCGACCTGATAGCCGGCCGTTCCTGGGTCGACCACCGCTTCCACCTGGGGGCCGACCCCGACCGCCCCGAGCTCCTGGCTGACGTGGACCCGCGCGTCGCGACCTCCGCGAAGGTCTTCATGGCCGGCCACCACACCGCGCCGGTCGTCTTCCGCGACGGCGAGCAGTTGCGCCGGGCCTTCGCCGCCGCGGCCCGCGGTGGCGTGCGGCTGGTCCTGCACGCCGAGGACCAGCACGTCTTCGACCTCCTCGACGCGGGTTCGGGCCTGGGCCGGCCGGACTCCTACGGCCAGTACGAGCCGCACCGGCCGCGCTCCGGCGGCATCGTCGCCGTGGCCCGGGTGGTGCGCCTGGTGCGCGAGTACGGCACGAAGGCGCACATCCTCCACGTGTCCTCGGCGGAGGAGGCCGACCTGCTCTCGGCGGCGGCCGCGGAAGGGCTGCCCCTCACCTTCGAGGTGACCGGCCACCACCTGTCGTTCACCCATGACGACACCACCCGGCGCGGCCCGCGCACCCGGCTCTCGCCGGCCATCCGGGACAGCCGTGACCAGCGGCGCCTGTGGCGGGCGGTGCTGGAGGGCGAGGCCGCCACCATCGGCAGCGACCACGCTCCGCACACGGTGGAGGAGAAGAACCGCCCGCCGGCCGAGGCGCCGCCCGGACTGCCCGGCGTGCAGGAGCTGGCCACGGCCGTGTGGACCGGTCTGCGGATGCGGGACACCGCGCCGGACGAGGCGGCCGCCCACCTCGCCCGGCTCATGGGGGACGGGCCCGCCCGGCTCTTCGACCTGCCCGGCAAGGGACGCCTGGTGCCGGGCGCGGACGCCGACCTGGCCCTGCTGGACCCGGACGAGCGCTGGCAGTTCTCGGCGCGCGACGTCCGGTCGCTGTGCGGCTGGTCGGCGTACGAGGGCTGGACGTTCACCGGCCGCTTCACCACCACGCTGAAGGACGGCCGGGTCGTCTGGGACCTGCGCGAGGGGTTCACCGGCAGGCCCTCGGGGCGCTGGCTGCGGGGCGCCGCCCGTCCGCTGGAGGCGGCCCGGTGACCGGGACCCTGCTCGCCGGCCGGCCGGCCCACGGCACGGCGCGGGAGGTGGCCGAGGCGTTCCGCGCGGCGATGTCGGCCATGGCCGCTCCCGTCACCCTCGTCACCTGCTACGACGACCAGGGCGCGGCACGCGGTCTGACGGCCAGCGCCGTGGCCTCCCTGTCCCTGGACCCGCCGCTGTTCCTCGTCTGCCTGGACCGGCGCTCCCGTACGCACGACGCCCTGACCGGCGCCGACGCCTTCACCGTCCACCTCCTGGCGCCGGGCGACGAGCACCTCGTCGCCGGCTTCACCCGGCCGCTGGAGGAACGCTTCGACGGCATGGCACTGGCGGCGGACCCCCATCCGGCGCCGGTGCTGCGCGACGCGGCGCTGACCCTGCGCTGTCTGCGCCACGACCTGCTGGAAGGAGGTGACCACACGATCCTCGTGGGCCGGGTCGCCGGCGTCGACGGCGACCCGGGCCGGGCGGGCGGCCTGCTCTGGCACCGGCGGGGCTTCGCGCACGCGCGCCGCCCGTGATCCGCCCGCTCCCGCGCGCCGCGGAGCCGTCCCGCCCGGTGCCGACGACCGGCTGCGGCGCGTTCCACCGCACGGCCCGGCCCCGGGACGGCACGGCGGGGCAGGGCATCGCCGTGAGCACGACGCCCACGGACCGCACCTCCGTGGGCGTCGGCTCCGCCGCCCCGCCCCGCCCCGGCGTCACCTGATCAGAACGGACGACATCGAACTGCGCCGAAGCCCTGCGCGTCCGTTCACCACAGGCGAGCATTAAGGTGCGATCCGAAGGATGTACACATCCGTCCGCATACCGGAGCGGCAGGCTCAGGACACGTGCAGCGCACGGGAAGGGAACGAAGCCGTGCATGGCGAGTACAAGGTGCCCGGCGGCAAGCTGGTCGTCGTGGATCTGGATGTCGAGGACGGTGTCCTGCGCAACGTACGGGTCGCCGGGGACTTCTTCCTGGAGCCGGACGAAGCGATCCTCGCGATCAACGCGGCCCTTGAGGGGTCGTCCTCGTCGACGGACGCCGCAGGGCTGGCCGCCCGGATCACGGCGGCGCTGCCGGAGTCGACCGTGATGTTCGGGCTGACGGCAGAGGGCGTCGGCATCGCCGTGCGGCGCGCTCTGGCCCACGCGACCGAGTGGAGCGACTACGACTGGCAGCTGGTGCACGGGGAGCCGCAGGCGCCGGCCCTGCACATGGCGCTGGACGAGGTGATCACCGCCGAGGTGGCCGCCGGGCGGCGAGCCCCGACCCTGCGGGTGTGGGAGTGGGCCTCGCCCGCCGTGGTGATCGGCAGCTTCCAGTCCCTGCGGAACGAGGTGGACCCCGAAGGGGCCGCGAAGCACGGGATGACCGTGGTCCGCCGCATTTCCGGCGGTGGGGCCATGTTCGTGGAGCCCATGAGCACGATCACGTACTCCCTGTCCGTGCCGGAGTCCCTGGTCTCGGGCCTCTCCTTCGCGGACAGCTACGCCTACCTCGACGACTGGGTGCTCGGTGCGCTCGGCGACATGGGCATCAAGGCCTGGTACCAGCCCCTGAACGACATCGCCACCGAGGCCGGCAAGATCGCCGGTGCGGCCCAGAAGCGCGTGGTGGGCCCCGAGGGCGGTCCTGGAGCCGTCCTCCACCACGTGACGATGTCCTACGACATCGACGCCGACAAGATGCTCGAGGTGCTGCGCATCGGCAAGGAGAAGATGTCCGACAAGGGCACCAGGAGCGCAAAGAAGCGTGTCGACCCGCTCCGCCGGCAGACGGGCCTCGCGCGGGAGCAGGTCATCGAGAACATGATCGCCTCCTTCCGCAACCGCTACGGGCTGACCACCGGCGAGGTCACGGCGGAGGAGATGGCCCGCGCGGAGGAACTGGTGCGGACGAAGTTCGCGACCGAGGAGTGGACCGCACGCGTGCCGTGAACGCCGTGCCCCGCCGGGTGCCGCCTCGCACACGGCAGGGCACG from Streptomyces sp. DH-12 carries:
- a CDS encoding biotin/lipoate A/B protein ligase family protein, which translates into the protein MHGEYKVPGGKLVVVDLDVEDGVLRNVRVAGDFFLEPDEAILAINAALEGSSSSTDAAGLAARITAALPESTVMFGLTAEGVGIAVRRALAHATEWSDYDWQLVHGEPQAPALHMALDEVITAEVAAGRRAPTLRVWEWASPAVVIGSFQSLRNEVDPEGAAKHGMTVVRRISGGGAMFVEPMSTITYSLSVPESLVSGLSFADSYAYLDDWVLGALGDMGIKAWYQPLNDIATEAGKIAGAAQKRVVGPEGGPGAVLHHVTMSYDIDADKMLEVLRIGKEKMSDKGTRSAKKRVDPLRRQTGLAREQVIENMIASFRNRYGLTTGEVTAEEMARAEELVRTKFATEEWTARVP